The genome window TCCCAGTGTGGGCGGCAACGTGGGTGGTGGGTAGGGATTGATCGACAGGTAGGGGTTGATGAAAACGGCGATCAACGCGATGCCCACAACCACCGTCGTCAATACAACGATGACGGTGAGGATGTTGAAAACGATGCGCCTGCAGCCCGACAACCCCATTCCCGGGCGTCGCTCGTAGTCGTTTTCCATCATGGCTTGCCTCCTCGCACCGTTTTTACGGTGTGATCAAGACCTCAATGTTTGCAGATTCGCGCTGAGTGGAGATCCAGTCCTCCACAGCCCGTTCCTGCATGTCTCGCAAGTCGTTTGGGGAAAGCGGACGCTCGCCCGTTTCGAGGGTTTGCACGATGTGATACCCCAAATCGCTTTTTACGATAGTGCTGATTTCACCGGGCTGCAGTTCGAATGCGGCGGTTTCGATCTCGGGAAAAAGCAAGCCTCCGCGAGGGAACCACCCCAAATCTCCGCCGTCCGGTCGTGTGCTCGAGTCGCGTGAATACAGACGGGCCAAGTTGCCAAAGTCCGCATTCGCGGCGAGTTGTTCCAATATAAACTGCGCATCTTCTTCGCTGGCGAGGAGGATGTGACGGGCATGGACCTGTGCAACGTTTTCGGGTACATCTTGAAGGATGTTTTCGACCATACGCGCCGCAAGCATGTCCTCTTCGAGCGCAAGCTTGAAACCTTCCAATGTATACCCCGTCTCAGCCAGCCAGACGCCCATCGCTTCGTTACCGCCCAATTCCACCGCCAGGTCCTGGACTGCTGCGTCCACATCACTCGTTTCCAGCTGGATTCCGTTTGCGCGGGCGCCCTGGGCGAGCAATCTACGATCGATGAGTGCCTGGAGCACTTGATTTTTGTACGCGTCCAGGGTTGCAAGGTCGATGCCAGCTTCACGTTTTGCGGCTTCAAATCGCTGGATCTCGTCTTCGAAATCCGCCAGGAGAATCACCTCGCCATTAACCGTCGCCGCTGCGGGTTCAGGCGTTGCCGTTGGCGGGGAGGGTGTTGATGTCGCCGTGGGCAGTTCGGCTTCGATCATGCTGCAGCCGGCCAAGGTGAGCGTACACACCAAAAGTATTCGGGTTCGTAATTTTCTGGCCATCGCTGGCATTATACTCTGCGCAGGGTCGAATGCAACAACGAACGTGCAGCGCCGATACGGAGAGCAGGCTGCTCAGGTGCGTTTCGAATTTTTCGACGAACCCGGGCAGCGCCGACTCCGGTTTCGTTGGACGCAGGCTCTGTGTAATTCTCAATCCACTTCGGAGGTGAAGACGAAAACCATCGGCCGTCTTTTTGTGGCCGAATAGAAGAAGTGTTCCAGGTGTTTCTGGATCTTGCTTTCGATATCCCCGTGTTGATCATCCGCGATCAACTGCTCGATTTGGCTGCGGGCTTCGTCCATCAATTCCTCGGCATCCCGAATGAATACAAACCCTTTGGTGATCAACTCCGGACGGCCGTGGATCTTCCCCGTCTTAC of Anaerolineales bacterium contains these proteins:
- a CDS encoding peptidylprolyl isomerase; the encoded protein is MARKLRTRILLVCTLTLAGCSMIEAELPTATSTPSPPTATPEPAAATVNGEVILLADFEDEIQRFEAAKREAGIDLATLDAYKNQVLQALIDRRLLAQGARANGIQLETSDVDAAVQDLAVELGGNEAMGVWLAETGYTLEGFKLALEEDMLAARMVENILQDVPENVAQVHARHILLASEEDAQFILEQLAANADFGNLARLYSRDSSTRPDGGDLGWFPRGGLLFPEIETAAFELQPGEISTIVKSDLGYHIVQTLETGERPLSPNDLRDMQERAVEDWISTQRESANIEVLITP